One stretch of Zingiber officinale cultivar Zhangliang chromosome 6B, Zo_v1.1, whole genome shotgun sequence DNA includes these proteins:
- the LOC121990808 gene encoding 60S acidic ribosomal protein P2B-like, whose amino-acid sequence MKIVAAYLLAVLGGNPNPSADDIRSILESVGAEAEDKRINHFLAEVKGKDITEVIAAGREKFASVPSGGSVAAIGVAAPGSGGAGGAPAAEEPKKEEKEESDEVKLPVFPSRKFSFPT is encoded by the exons ATGAAAATTGTGGCGGCTTATCTCCTGGCCGTCCTCGGCGGCAACCCCAACCCTTCCGCCGATGATATCAGATCCATCCTTGAATCAG TGGGAGCGGAGGCAGAGGATAAGAGGATCAACCACTTCCTCGCGGAAGTCAAGGGCAAGGACATAACGGAAGTCATCGCTGCCGGCCGTGAGAAGTTCGCTTCCGTGCCCTCCGGTGGCTCTGTGGCTGCCATCGGGGTCGCCGCCCCTGGTAGCGGCGGCGCGGGCGGCGCCCCAGCTGCAGAGGAGcctaagaaggaggagaaggaggaatcCGACGAGGTGAAACTCCCTGTCTTTCCCTCCCGCAAATTTTCGTTTCCGACATAA
- the LOC121992165 gene encoding 60S ribosomal protein L8-1-like, whose protein sequence is MGRVIRAQRKGAGSVFKSHTHHRKGPARFRSLDYGERNGYLKGVVNEIIHDPGRGAPLARVTFRHPFRFKLQKELFIAAEGMYTGQFVYCGRKANLMVGNVLPLRSIPEGAVVCNVEHHVGDRGVLARASGDYAIVISHNPDNGTSRIKLPSGAKKIVPSNCRAMIGQVAGGGRTEKPLLKAGNAYHKFRVKRNCWPKVRGVAMNPVEHPHGGGNHQHIGHASTVRRDAPPGQKVGLIAARRTGRLRGQAAATASKADKV, encoded by the exons ATGGGACGAGTGATCCGGGCGCAGAGGAAGGGAGCAGGGTCGGTTTTCAAGTCCCACACGCACCACCGCAAGGGGCCGGCTAGGTTCCGGAGCCTCGACTACGGAGAGCGCAATGGGTACCTCAAGGGCGTCGTCAACGAAATCATCCACGACCCCGGCCGTGGCGCGCCCCTCGCCCGCGTCACCTTCCGGCACCCTTTCCGCTTCAAGCTCCAGAAGGAGCTCTTCATCGCCGCCGAGGGCATGTACACCGGTCAGTTCGTCTATTGCGGCCGCAAGGCTAATCTCATGGTTGGTAACGTACTCCCTCTCCGTTCCATCCCTGAGGGTGCCGTCGTTTGCAACGTCGAGCACCACGTTGGCGACCGCGGTGTTCTGGCCCGCGCTTCTGGTGACTATGCCATCGTGATCAGCCACAACCCTGATAATGGTACAAGCAG GATCAAGCTTCCATCGGGTGCCAAGAAGATTGTACCCAGCAACTGTCGTGCCATGATTGGGCAGGTTGCTGGTGGTGGTAGAACTGAGAAGCCTCTCCTCAAAGCTGGCAACGCATACCACAAGTTTAGAGTGAAGAGAAACTGCTGGCCGAAGGTCCGTGGTGTGGCCATGAACCCCGTGGAGCATCCTCATGGAGGAGGTAACCACCAGCACATCGGTCATGCCTCCACCGTTCGCCGTGATGCACCCCCTGGACAGAAGGTTGGTCTTATTGCTGCAAGGAGAACAGGTCGGCTCAGGGGACAGGCTGCGGCCACTGCTTCCAAGGCAGACAAGGTCTAG